The stretch of DNA GCTTAGAACAAATTGAAAAAGCATTTCCTAATAAAATAGCAGCATCTATTCAAGACGATAAGTCTTATTGGTTTACTTATGTGACAGGAGAGGAGTATCATCAATTTTTGTTAATGTTGGATGCAGGATTTAATAGGCACAAACCAATTACAATTAGTCCAGATAATCTGTGGTTGCTCATTTGTCAAGGTTTTGCAGAACATGTTAAGCAAAACGCTTGGTTGTTGAAACATAAATTGGTCAATTTTGGGCTTGGTAAAAGAACAATAACCGTAGAAGTTGATGAATATAAACCAGATTGGGAGCAAGCAATAGAGGATGTTTGTGAGCAGATTTCTAGCTACACTAAAAAAGATATTTACGCTACAGTAGTACTTGATTTTTCTACGACAACATTAGTAGAAAAAACGGCTTTTGGAATTACCTTTATGGATGCTGTCTCTAAATATTTTGTGTATGAAGGGACTAGTATTTGCGGTTTTCCTGCTATTAAATTAACAGGAGAAGTAGCTGACTATCAAAAAATGATTTTAAGCCTTCAAGCTTTGAAAGGTTATGGGCTTAAATGGTGGATCGCTCCTTTAATTGAAATTTTAAATAAAATCATAGCTACCTTAAATGGAAATGTTGATCGAAAATTTTGGCAATCGCTCTATCGATATGAGTTGGAGGCAATGTCAGGTGGAAAAAGTAGAGTAACTGGTTGGATTACTAAATTCTTTCCTTATGTAAAAAATACCAAGTTTTGGAAGTTGAGAAAGGGAATGAGGAAGAATCCTTATTTGTTTGGCAACTATAGAATTGATTTAGATCTCGAGGACTTTCCATCTGGAATAGCAAAAGTTCCTTTTGATTGGCATACCATGGAAAAAGGGACTCGAAAACTAGATTTATTAGCAGGATTTATTGGTAATGCAGAAAATACAGAAACAGGCTTTTTAAGTACTGAAATTAATTGGATCATTGACGAACGAATCAACAATTCTCCCCAACAATCAACCTTTTAGCCGTTTAAACGTTTTGTTTAGTGGACAGACCTAAGCTTAATTCATCTCACGATTCAAAAACATTAAAAAATTTATGAAAAATGTAATTATTGGGCTATTAATTCTGACTGCTTTTTTCGCTGCTTGTGACAAAACTACTCCAACTCCAACAACCAAAGATTGGAACCATGATTTATGGGACGGTTTATTGGCACAGTATGTAAATGCGGCAGGAGATGTGAATTATGCAGGGCTAAAAAATGAGCAATCAACCGTAGAGGAATACCTGAATCTCTTAAGCGATCATGCTCCTAGTTCAACTTGGTCAGCCAACAAAGAAATGGCCTATTGGGTGAATCTATACAATGCCTTTACCATTTATAATATTCTAAAGGAATATCCTGTGGCATCCATTATGGATATTGACAATGGGATGATTTGGGATCAGCGAAAGGTAAGGGTAGGAGATACAGAATATACACTCAATCAGATTGAACAAGAGCGTTTGCTGGCTAAATTTAGCGAGCCTAGAGTGCATTTTGCTGTCAATTGCGCTGCTGCATCTTGCCCACCTTTGTTAAACAAGGCGTGGACAGAAGATAATATTCAACAATATTACACCGATCAAGCTCGTACGTTTATTAACGATACCAATTATAATTTAATTCAAACCAATAACATAGAAGTATCCGAAATTTTTAACTGGTATGCTGCTGATTTTGGGGGGAGCAGTCAAATTGTGAGTTATATTCAACAATATGCCGATAGCACCATTGCCAATAATGCCACCGTTCAATACAAAACCTATGATTGGAGTTTGAATGAACAATAGTAACCATTGGAAATTTGAAGGAGTGACAAAGGACTATACTTGTCAACGCTTCAAATTTCCAAATTTATTTTTTAGAATCTATTTCAGCAGTACTTTATGGACAAATTTTCCATCTGTATTTGTCCATTCAATCAGTAACAAGCCCTTAGCTAATCCTTGGGTAGAAATAGCGGTAGCTCCCTTAAATGGAGCTAGTTTTTGAGTCGTTAACAAACGTCCTTGGAGGTCAAAAATTCGAATTTGACTCACTTCTTCACAAGTTCCTTCTAGATATAATTTATCTTCTGTTGGATTGGGGTATAATTTGGCAGCATTGGCTAAAGCTTTATATTTATTAACCCCAACAGATAAGCCATTCCAGACAACAAATTGCCCCATCATACCTTTGTCCTCGTGTGGCAAAATATGGCAATGATACATATACGTACTATCTGGAGCAATGGCAGTACCAAAATCTTCAAAAGCAGCAACATAGCTTAACTTCCAACCTGGAAGGATCAAGACATCATCTAAAGGACCTTTAAAAACATGTGGCATGGTAGTAGGATCAATCGCAACATTATTGGAATCTAAGATCTGAGTTACAAAAAAGTGAATATCATGAATATGCCAAGGATGTGCCACCCCTGTATTGTTGTTAATCGTCCAAATTTCTGTACTATCCAATAAAACCGTGTCATTAACAACCATCATATCCATTGGAGTATTGTCTATTAGGTAGCCCCCTGTATTAGGAGCCCCTGTAAATTCCTTAACACGTGTTTTGGTATAGGAATAATAAGGGGGCGTTTCTAGAGGGTGCAATGGAATAGGAAAGCTTGAAATTGGGCTATTGGGTAAGGTATTGGGCTGCACAATAATTTTTAACAAGGTTACATCTGTTGCATAATTATTGGTAGTTGACGGGTTGCCAATAACACCATTAGGAATCGAATTGGCATAATTAATCAGATAAAGCGTATCACCTGCTCGCCCTCTCAAATCTACCAACCATTCTGTACGAGCACCAGGGGGAATCAATACTTCATTCATCGCATAAGAAGAATCTGTATATCCTGCATCTGTCGCAATAAATTGAAAGCCCTCAGGATTTAGGTTCAGGTCACCTACGCCAAGGTTAAACGAAAATTTAGCATCTCCATTGAGTATTCTTAGGCGCACCATATTGGCAGGAACTTCTAAGTAAGGATCAACAACGCCGTTTATAATATATTGATAGTTATCTTTGTAACCCCCTCCATTTTGACCACAACAGCCACCTTTTATAATCAGTGTGCCTGCGCTATCTCGAACAAAGCGTTTGGTTTGGATCACCAAAGGAATGTCATCTACTCCATAATCGTGCGGGATTAAATTGTGAATGGCAACTAAGGTTGAATCGTCATAGGCATTCGGAGGGTCTTCAACATAGATCATCCCAGACATGCCCATCTGAAC from Aureispira anguillae encodes:
- a CDS encoding DUF4419 domain-containing protein, coding for MKVNQIKELVFKVDDVEQETELFETHNGLEQIEKAFPNKIAASIQDDKSYWFTYVTGEEYHQFLLMLDAGFNRHKPITISPDNLWLLICQGFAEHVKQNAWLLKHKLVNFGLGKRTITVEVDEYKPDWEQAIEDVCEQISSYTKKDIYATVVLDFSTTTLVEKTAFGITFMDAVSKYFVYEGTSICGFPAIKLTGEVADYQKMILSLQALKGYGLKWWIAPLIEILNKIIATLNGNVDRKFWQSLYRYELEAMSGGKSRVTGWITKFFPYVKNTKFWKLRKGMRKNPYLFGNYRIDLDLEDFPSGIAKVPFDWHTMEKGTRKLDLLAGFIGNAENTETGFLSTEINWIIDERINNSPQQSTF
- a CDS encoding DUF547 domain-containing protein, producing MKNVIIGLLILTAFFAACDKTTPTPTTKDWNHDLWDGLLAQYVNAAGDVNYAGLKNEQSTVEEYLNLLSDHAPSSTWSANKEMAYWVNLYNAFTIYNILKEYPVASIMDIDNGMIWDQRKVRVGDTEYTLNQIEQERLLAKFSEPRVHFAVNCAAASCPPLLNKAWTEDNIQQYYTDQARTFINDTNYNLIQTNNIEVSEIFNWYAADFGGSSQIVSYIQQYADSTIANNATVQYKTYDWSLNEQ
- a CDS encoding multicopper oxidase domain-containing protein, translated to MKTFHTHFLFFLLFCFGSATAQNFVNPLPIPYLINSDTILLKVDVHQHNFNPNGVDSLNTLITTYAYNQMDSNSNTYLGPSIAWNYGYQIHTEVRNNLPHPTTTHWHGAHVPVHADGGPHQLIDTNSTWKIDFEVMDKSATMWYHPHAMGTTYEQVQMGMSGMIYVEDPPNAYDDSTLVAIHNLIPHDYGVDDIPLVIQTKRFVRDSAGTLIIKGGCCGQNGGGYKDNYQYIINGVVDPYLEVPANMVRLRILNGDAKFSFNLGVGDLNLNPEGFQFIATDAGYTDSSYAMNEVLIPPGARTEWLVDLRGRAGDTLYLINYANSIPNGVIGNPSTTNNYATDVTLLKIIVQPNTLPNSPISSFPIPLHPLETPPYYSYTKTRVKEFTGAPNTGGYLIDNTPMDMMVVNDTVLLDSTEIWTINNNTGVAHPWHIHDIHFFVTQILDSNNVAIDPTTMPHVFKGPLDDVLILPGWKLSYVAAFEDFGTAIAPDSTYMYHCHILPHEDKGMMGQFVVWNGLSVGVNKYKALANAAKLYPNPTEDKLYLEGTCEEVSQIRIFDLQGRLLTTQKLAPFKGATAISTQGLAKGLLLIEWTNTDGKFVHKVLLK